A window from Hallerella porci encodes these proteins:
- a CDS encoding TIGR02147 family protein, which produces MEKISPLEFLDYREYLLAFFEYRKANAPWYSYKVFGDGVGLDQSQVFRILQKNLHISKRALPRFVEYLKLNEKEAIYFEKLVELGRARSESETRRLFAEVLALKGAQSKELKNDQYELYSKWYHSVVRTLLGFVRIQNDYAALGAMVSPPISADEAKNSVELLQRLGLIERDAEGFWKLSDRTLTTGGDYRSKLIRAYQAESMKLAMQSLDIHEKSKRDINVMNMALDESAFKDCLAILNNARDEIRARVEKVNSPDRVMRFATAFFPVAFSKEVSSS; this is translated from the coding sequence ATGGAAAAGATTTCACCGCTAGAATTTTTAGATTACCGCGAATATCTTCTCGCCTTTTTCGAATATCGCAAGGCGAATGCGCCGTGGTATTCTTACAAAGTTTTCGGCGATGGCGTTGGACTCGATCAAAGTCAAGTTTTCCGCATTCTACAAAAAAATTTGCACATTTCTAAACGCGCGTTGCCGCGCTTTGTAGAATATTTAAAACTCAACGAAAAAGAAGCCATCTATTTTGAAAAATTAGTGGAATTGGGACGCGCCCGCAGCGAATCGGAAACGCGTCGTCTTTTCGCCGAAGTTTTAGCGTTAAAAGGTGCGCAAAGTAAAGAGCTTAAAAATGACCAATACGAATTGTATTCAAAATGGTATCATAGCGTCGTACGGACGCTGCTCGGATTTGTGCGCATTCAAAATGATTATGCAGCTTTAGGGGCGATGGTTTCGCCGCCGATTTCTGCGGACGAAGCGAAAAATTCTGTCGAACTTTTGCAGCGTTTAGGTTTAATCGAACGCGATGCCGAAGGCTTTTGGAAATTATCCGATAGGACTTTGACGACGGGCGGCGATTACCGCTCAAAACTCATCCGCGCTTACCAAGCCGAATCGATGAAGCTCGCGATGCAGAGTTTAGATATTCATGAAAAGTCAAAACGCGACATCAATGTGATGAATATGGCGCTTGACGAATCCGCATTCAAGGATTGTCTTGCTATTTTGAATAATGCGCGTGACGAAATTCGGGCAAGGGTTGAAAAGGTCAATTCTCCGGATCGCGTGATGCGTTTTGCTACTGCGTTTTTCCCAGTAGCGTTTTCAAAAGAGGTTTCGTCTTCATGA
- a CDS encoding response regulator transcription factor: MICVVEDDSDIREMEVYALKSAGYKVLAAASSEEFFRELGLEIPALVILDVMLPGRDGFSILSELRHRATTSKVPVMMVTAKTTEMDKIKGLDSGADDYLTKPFGIMEFLARVRALLRRAEMKGEVVAAKPAELHLGKIEIDDERHQVKVDGNLVEFTFKEYELLKLLCSKPGIVFDREQLMSKVWGVDGTLESRTIDMHIKTLRKKLGAAGDYIKTVRNVGYKAEIEVTDEGKTEL; the protein is encoded by the coding sequence ATGATTTGCGTAGTTGAAGACGATAGCGATATTCGCGAAATGGAAGTTTACGCGCTGAAAAGTGCGGGTTATAAAGTGCTCGCTGCAGCATCTTCCGAAGAATTTTTTCGAGAACTCGGACTTGAAATTCCTGCGCTTGTCATTTTGGATGTGATGCTTCCGGGACGCGACGGCTTTTCAATTCTGAGCGAATTGCGGCATCGGGCGACGACATCCAAAGTTCCTGTGATGATGGTAACGGCGAAGACGACGGAAATGGATAAAATCAAAGGACTCGATTCAGGCGCCGATGATTATCTCACCAAGCCGTTTGGCATTATGGAATTTTTGGCGCGCGTGCGCGCCCTTTTGCGGCGGGCAGAAATGAAAGGTGAAGTCGTCGCAGCAAAGCCCGCAGAATTGCATCTCGGAAAAATTGAAATCGACGATGAACGTCATCAGGTCAAAGTCGATGGAAATTTAGTCGAATTTACTTTTAAAGAATATGAACTTCTCAAGTTACTTTGTTCTAAACCGGGAATCGTTTTTGATCGCGAACAGTTGATGTCAAAAGTTTGGGGAGTCGATGGCACTCTTGAATCGCGGACAATCGATATGCACATTAAAACGCTGCGGAAAAAATTAGGCGCAGCGGGCGATTACATTAAAACGGTTCGCAACGTCGGTTACAAAGCGGAAATCGAGGTGACAGATGAAGGAAAAACTGAGCTTTAG
- a CDS encoding inorganic phosphate transporter, translating into MDIYVIIIGMLFTLAVFDLVNGVSNDASNFLNSAVGSRAFGFKFLIAIAAAGILIGASCSSGMMDVARHGIFQPEHFTFAEIISICAGAMLTDVVLLDIFNLLGLPTSTTVSMVFELLGGTFSLSLIKLNRGAAGLHLGDLVNTEKALSVIIAIFTSVAIAFVFGWLVQWISRALFTFRYKSRERYFIAIFGGLSLAAIFYFVLFQGLKGSALSIPAVLTQNKLMTFCGSFVFFALLSELLFLLKRNVLKLIVAAGTFSLALSFAGNDLVNFIGVPLAGLSAFISYSNSGLPADQVLMTALCGSEKSLWWILSLAGVIMAISLATSKKARGVIQTSVSLSSQSSSEELFGTSPIARAVVRYADSVSSIVTGIVPARMRRFLRNRFDVRNLHLEESDAAFDLLRASVNLMLASILISLGTFLKLPLSTTYVTFMVAMGTSLADKAWGRETAVYRITGVLSVIGGWFFTAFAAFVCAFIVSGIVFLGGISVALLLFALVVCFIIRSSIRYRKKSAEKNSSAEEFHAIIEEKDPTKVLPLVRKHYAEGWGWYLVFVEDSVHDTLQALAHDDLDTLRYVRQKMKEEYKTLHRLRKEGFACSQKMTVDDSLAKKFFLYQANDFAMSLYFSLERAFKPCLNHVDNHLTPLSLKQKNIILEIASEMRDVIEDSARMVLESDYTEFENLKNRIRSAGAKIVSIRKETMQKNIAENQNVASVNLLFLTVLYECRAILDATIYLTKSSKKMMTDFI; encoded by the coding sequence ATGGATATTTACGTCATTATCATCGGAATGCTTTTTACTCTCGCCGTTTTTGATTTGGTCAACGGCGTTTCCAACGATGCGTCGAACTTTTTGAATTCGGCGGTCGGCTCTCGAGCTTTTGGTTTTAAATTCTTAATCGCCATCGCAGCGGCGGGAATTTTAATCGGCGCATCTTGTTCAAGCGGGATGATGGACGTGGCGCGTCACGGTATTTTCCAACCGGAGCATTTTACCTTTGCCGAAATCATTTCAATTTGCGCGGGCGCGATGCTCACCGATGTGGTGCTTCTCGATATTTTTAATTTGCTCGGGCTCCCGACTTCGACGACGGTTTCGATGGTCTTTGAACTTTTGGGCGGAACATTTTCGCTTTCGTTAATCAAATTAAATCGCGGAGCGGCGGGGCTGCACCTCGGCGATTTAGTGAATACCGAAAAAGCGCTTTCGGTGATTATTGCGATTTTTACTTCGGTCGCGATTGCTTTCGTTTTTGGTTGGCTTGTGCAATGGATTTCGCGTGCGCTTTTCACATTTCGTTACAAATCGCGGGAACGTTACTTCATCGCTATTTTCGGCGGGCTTTCGTTAGCGGCAATTTTTTATTTCGTTCTTTTTCAAGGGCTCAAAGGTTCTGCGCTTTCGATTCCGGCGGTGCTTACGCAAAATAAACTCATGACATTCTGCGGAAGTTTTGTGTTTTTCGCATTGCTTTCGGAATTACTTTTTTTGCTAAAACGAAACGTGCTCAAATTGATTGTCGCTGCGGGAACATTTTCGCTTGCGCTTTCGTTTGCCGGGAATGACTTGGTGAATTTTATCGGCGTTCCGCTTGCGGGGCTTTCGGCGTTTATCTCGTATTCGAATAGCGGACTTCCGGCGGATCAAGTTTTGATGACAGCGCTTTGCGGTTCGGAAAAAAGTTTGTGGTGGATTCTTTCGCTTGCGGGAGTGATTATGGCGATTTCGCTTGCGACTTCGAAGAAAGCGCGCGGCGTTATTCAGACTTCGGTTTCGCTTTCGAGTCAAAGTTCGTCAGAAGAATTATTTGGCACAAGTCCGATTGCGCGGGCGGTTGTGCGTTATGCGGATTCGGTTTCGTCCATTGTCACAGGCATTGTGCCGGCGCGGATGCGGCGTTTTTTGCGGAATCGTTTTGATGTGCGCAATTTGCATTTGGAAGAAAGCGATGCGGCTTTTGATTTGTTACGTGCTTCGGTCAATTTAATGCTCGCAAGTATTTTAATTTCTCTCGGCACATTTTTGAAGCTTCCGCTTTCGACAACATACGTCACTTTTATGGTGGCGATGGGAACGTCTCTCGCCGATAAAGCGTGGGGAAGAGAAACCGCAGTTTATCGCATTACCGGAGTGCTTTCGGTAATTGGCGGTTGGTTCTTTACCGCATTCGCTGCGTTTGTCTGCGCATTTATCGTCAGCGGAATCGTCTTCCTCGGCGGCATTTCCGTTGCGCTTTTACTCTTTGCACTTGTCGTTTGTTTTATCATCCGTTCTTCCATTCGTTACCGCAAAAAATCCGCGGAGAAAAATTCGAGCGCCGAAGAATTTCACGCCATCATCGAAGAAAAAGACCCGACGAAAGTTCTCCCGCTTGTGCGCAAACATTACGCCGAAGGCTGGGGTTGGTATTTGGTTTTTGTAGAAGACTCGGTGCACGATACGCTTCAAGCGCTTGCGCACGATGATTTGGATACGCTGCGTTACGTGCGACAAAAAATGAAAGAGGAATATAAAACGCTGCATCGTCTGCGGAAAGAAGGATTTGCTTGTTCGCAAAAAATGACAGTCGATGATTCTCTCGCCAAAAAATTTTTCTTGTATCAAGCAAACGATTTTGCGATGTCGCTTTACTTTAGTTTGGAGCGCGCATTTAAACCGTGCTTGAATCATGTGGACAATCACTTGACGCCGCTTTCTCTCAAGCAAAAAAATATCATCTTAGAAATTGCTTCGGAGATGCGCGATGTCATCGAAGATTCGGCGCGGATGGTTTTGGAAAGCGATTACACGGAATTTGAAAATTTGAAAAATCGCATTCGTTCTGCGGGCGCAAAAATTGTGAGCATTCGCAAAGAAACGATGCAAAAAAATATCGCCGAAAATCAAAATGTGGCGAGCGTCAATTTGCTTTTCTTAACCGTTCTCTATGAATGTCGCGCCATTCTCGATGCGACGATTTATCTCACAAAATCTTCGAAGAAAATGATGACGGATTTCATCTAA
- a CDS encoding Ig-like domain-containing protein, translating into MKKSVVQILSAFVAFGLFACSDSTQAGGGIWDETQNTLAVHIVTASGNPAVSARVRLVTGTAVVEDSAVSDDEGIARLKRPSSDGFIEVQEQLGVARGRVFMGDSLLRDTLQKPATLQGVLTANESPQKLYLLGTSYSADVSASGNFSFENLPAGEYAILSASDSEYVYWGASQVKANGDNAVTLAAPAQDSALVDDFEKKDGTNLFHALTGSSWWFTAADSLSEVVPSLPLKALVRSDESFQGSQSLHFIFNVDSSAGAFALCGFDIGVSQWQDSTTSYDLSELDSLSFYIRGQGHIIVQFAGFDETGAVADWDFEFDIPSKTEWIRIAIPPRGNEDWEAIKSRMRTITFLSTSNAEIWLDQIVFYGVSVQKLFADKFRNEK; encoded by the coding sequence ATGAAAAAAAGCGTCGTGCAAATTCTTTCGGCGTTTGTTGCGTTCGGATTATTTGCTTGCTCGGATTCGACGCAGGCAGGTGGCGGCATTTGGGATGAAACGCAGAATACTTTGGCGGTTCATATTGTAACGGCCTCGGGGAATCCCGCAGTGAGTGCTCGCGTTCGTTTGGTAACGGGAACGGCAGTTGTCGAAGACAGTGCTGTCTCGGATGATGAAGGAATTGCGCGTTTAAAGCGTCCTTCGTCCGATGGTTTTATTGAAGTCCAAGAACAGTTGGGAGTCGCTCGGGGGCGTGTTTTCATGGGCGACTCCCTTCTGCGGGACACATTGCAAAAGCCTGCGACTTTGCAAGGCGTTCTCACGGCGAATGAGAGTCCGCAGAAACTCTATTTGCTCGGAACTTCGTATAGCGCGGATGTTTCGGCATCGGGAAATTTCTCGTTTGAAAATTTGCCCGCGGGCGAGTATGCGATTCTTTCGGCTTCGGATTCGGAATACGTTTATTGGGGCGCTTCGCAGGTAAAAGCAAACGGCGATAATGCTGTGACATTAGCGGCTCCCGCTCAAGATAGCGCTTTAGTCGATGACTTTGAAAAGAAAGATGGGACGAATCTTTTCCACGCGTTAACCGGTTCTAGTTGGTGGTTTACCGCAGCCGATTCGTTAAGCGAAGTCGTTCCGTCGCTTCCGTTAAAAGCGCTTGTTCGCTCGGACGAAAGTTTCCAAGGTTCGCAGAGTTTGCATTTCATATTTAACGTGGATTCGTCCGCGGGAGCATTCGCTCTTTGCGGATTTGACATCGGCGTTTCGCAGTGGCAAGACAGCACCACTTCTTACGATTTATCCGAACTCGATAGTCTTTCGTTCTATATCCGCGGGCAGGGTCACATTATCGTTCAATTCGCTGGCTTCGATGAAACGGGAGCCGTTGCCGATTGGGATTTTGAATTTGATATTCCGAGTAAAACGGAATGGATTCGCATAGCAATTCCTCCTCGCGGAAATGAAGATTGGGAAGCGATTAAATCGCGGATGCGGACGATTACATTCCTTTCGACTTCGAATGCAGAAATTTGGTTAGATCAAATCGTCTTCTACGGCGTCTCGGTGCAGAAATTATTTGCCGATAAATTCCGCAACGAAAAATAA
- a CDS encoding fibro-slime domain-containing protein: protein MMKKVLMLASAFTAGAFAANSLQVSLDVVVRDFQPSHPDFENFSEESVKHSNEFMLWAKPGYDTDWLSRAAYHNTCGNKVSKQGVALGKDGLPWVVNPLLPAYLQTQTTLPGSYLTYGQCKQSSIPGVENQRGFGANSAAQFTGVQKNTCSGGMFWENEVYYTPGMVQPYLEFDRDSVGDPVDYLRNVHIKKGNDACDNFYFAQWFEDIKDVNKRTETTMDIPAAADNPKYKELNYNYNNGGYFPLDIIDSASQQRIGPAPGDQWGPQSFSIFCPPYNYEYADDQTDFLNQNTAALCVAWNQNGGAKALSPDAASNIAVQYGTLGLQHLRNYNFTMMGYANFKYYKENNTGLPDALGNITQEIFEFAGDDDMWIFVDGVLAVDLGGTHLATPGIVNIRTLAENNHGCHPGEPLATTLQKKGACGADGKWADGQWHHLHFFYADRQSDGSNLYIRANLAEVAASQFGQPRILEAELLKNEQGNFETYFYSSSELNDASVQFMNAANGQYFPIVVKRGKTYLAYQITSLAYNQRTSKGYQYKLTGKLCTDPSCAVTVNPAFGDSLTYNYVESSDHPDAAECVFKNTFNVTSKNGKEVDTYNLGPVTTVTMSQTTTVIPADNTIDRPPFDDKKLPSGELSDKETGEIVISVLPEEYSNSDDQGAWIAENIKKITAAPGGSDPSSAANSQIINSNTKNSATGAGSADNARCATVGDVENCVSFSFVTDQAFRVNVRVFDHLGHFVNQYNQAVSQEQFNAITGSYAPSGECSALDPATVSGSIAASVKMYPVSKDGRKLGTGAYIYQVSLVEFPQPHCVKTGAELQYIPGTYRRTEYKQTRGFRRITGK from the coding sequence ATGATGAAAAAAGTGTTGATGTTGGCTTCGGCGTTTACAGCGGGTGCGTTTGCCGCAAACTCGCTTCAGGTTTCTTTGGACGTTGTCGTCCGCGATTTTCAGCCGAGCCATCCGGACTTTGAAAACTTTTCCGAAGAATCTGTAAAGCATTCCAATGAATTTATGCTTTGGGCAAAGCCGGGCTATGATACAGATTGGCTTAGTCGCGCCGCTTATCACAATACTTGCGGCAACAAGGTATCGAAACAAGGTGTTGCATTAGGAAAAGATGGGCTTCCTTGGGTTGTGAACCCACTCCTTCCGGCTTATTTGCAGACGCAGACAACACTGCCAGGTTCTTATTTAACCTATGGTCAATGCAAACAGTCTTCTATTCCTGGTGTTGAAAATCAGCGCGGTTTTGGGGCTAACTCAGCGGCTCAATTTACGGGTGTGCAAAAGAATACTTGCTCGGGGGGCATGTTTTGGGAAAACGAAGTGTATTATACCCCGGGAATGGTTCAGCCATACTTGGAATTCGACCGCGATTCCGTCGGCGATCCGGTGGACTATTTGCGCAATGTGCACATCAAAAAAGGTAATGACGCGTGCGATAACTTTTATTTTGCCCAATGGTTTGAAGACATTAAAGATGTGAACAAACGCACCGAAACCACGATGGATATTCCGGCAGCTGCGGATAATCCGAAGTATAAGGAATTAAATTACAACTACAATAATGGTGGCTATTTCCCACTCGATATTATTGATTCGGCTTCGCAACAGAGAATTGGGCCGGCTCCGGGCGATCAATGGGGACCGCAGAGTTTTTCTATTTTCTGCCCGCCGTATAATTATGAATATGCAGACGATCAAACCGACTTTTTGAACCAAAATACAGCAGCCCTTTGCGTTGCTTGGAATCAGAATGGTGGCGCAAAGGCGCTCTCTCCGGATGCTGCATCAAATATTGCTGTGCAATATGGAACGCTCGGTCTTCAGCATTTGCGCAATTACAACTTTACGATGATGGGTTACGCAAACTTCAAGTATTATAAAGAAAATAACACGGGTTTGCCGGATGCTTTGGGCAATATCACGCAAGAAATCTTTGAATTCGCTGGTGACGATGATATGTGGATTTTCGTCGATGGCGTGCTTGCGGTGGACTTGGGCGGAACGCACTTGGCAACTCCGGGCATCGTGAATATTCGCACTTTGGCAGAAAACAATCACGGTTGCCATCCGGGCGAACCGTTAGCGACCACTCTACAGAAGAAAGGCGCTTGCGGTGCTGATGGCAAGTGGGCAGATGGTCAATGGCACCATTTGCACTTCTTCTACGCAGACCGTCAGTCCGATGGTTCGAACCTTTATATTCGTGCAAACCTTGCCGAAGTCGCTGCTTCTCAATTCGGTCAGCCGCGTATTTTGGAAGCTGAACTCTTGAAGAACGAGCAAGGTAACTTCGAAACTTATTTCTATTCAAGTTCTGAATTGAATGACGCAAGTGTTCAATTTATGAATGCGGCGAATGGTCAATACTTCCCGATTGTTGTGAAGCGCGGCAAAACATATTTGGCCTATCAAATTACAAGCTTAGCTTATAACCAAAGAACTTCGAAGGGTTATCAGTATAAGCTCACCGGTAAGCTTTGCACCGATCCGAGCTGTGCTGTTACCGTGAACCCGGCATTTGGCGACTCGTTGACTTATAACTATGTGGAATCTTCGGATCATCCGGATGCTGCAGAATGCGTCTTTAAGAATACGTTTAATGTGACTTCGAAAAACGGTAAGGAAGTGGATACTTATAACTTAGGTCCTGTGACAACGGTGACAATGTCGCAGACGACTACTGTTATCCCGGCTGATAATACCATTGACCGTCCGCCGTTTGACGATAAGAAACTGCCGAGCGGTGAACTTTCGGATAAGGAAACCGGTGAAATTGTTATCTCGGTGCTCCCGGAGGAATATTCGAATTCCGATGACCAAGGTGCTTGGATTGCAGAAAATATCAAAAAGATTACTGCAGCTCCGGGTGGTTCGGATCCGAGCAGCGCAGCCAATTCGCAAATCATCAATTCGAATACGAAAAATTCGGCAACGGGTGCAGGTTCTGCAGACAATGCGCGTTGCGCAACCGTTGGTGATGTGGAAAACTGCGTGAGCTTCTCGTTTGTGACGGACCAAGCTTTCCGCGTGAACGTGCGCGTCTTTGACCATCTCGGTCACTTTGTGAACCAGTATAACCAAGCGGTTTCGCAAGAACAGTTTAATGCGATTACCGGTTCTTATGCGCCATCGGGCGAATGCAGTGCTTTGGATCCGGCTACTGTTTCGGGCTCGATTGCTGCAAGCGTCAAGATGTATCCGGTTTCGAAAGATGGGCGTAAGCTCGGTACAGGTGCTTACATCTATCAAGTTTCGCTCGTGGAATTCCCGCAGCCGCACTGCGTGAAGACCGGTGCAGAATTGCAATACATTCCGGGAACTTACCGCAGAACGGAATACAAGCAAACTCGCGGCTTCCGTCGCATTACCGGAAAGTAA
- a CDS encoding sensor histidine kinase, giving the protein MKEKLSFSLFYVGLLSAVIAMLLTAGAFRTSVSTQTQFDLKQQGAIISSAYALMHSPDELKNFATSSLRITLISPTGNVLFESDAKANKMGSHLSRIEVQSAIKNGEGSSYRESQTLETDVYYYAKLLSDGNVLRLAIRKATAYAMLSGVYPKLAILLVAILLFSLFMAHILSSRFVEPIRKLAENLDAVKFPEGDMVYKEFAPFVRELKRERDNTEREMARLKFERNRFHTLIEDMSEGMILLDAKNEVVLVNGVAREMFHTEGDFTGRNVRCFSQNAELIHAVETAAGGKKDDAEIQLFGKDIRVIASPVFVSGEVSGVIIILLDVTEKKNLSDLREKFTANVSHELKTPLTSIAGYAEMIETGIAKPEDISGFAARIHKESKRLLTLTNDIMKLSELDELSPNAIQLEKVNVSDVLREIVSALESLADKRRIQIALPAENFFILGDRNKLYEMFYNLISNAIRYNKDGGSVKVVYEKNAVIVEDSGMGIAEEHLPHIFERFYRADKSRSKETGGTGLGLAIVKHIAELHHAKVSVTSKLGEGSKFKILLNA; this is encoded by the coding sequence ATGAAGGAAAAACTGAGCTTTAGCCTTTTTTATGTAGGGCTTTTGTCTGCGGTCATCGCGATGCTTTTGACTGCGGGCGCATTTCGCACAAGTGTTTCGACGCAAACTCAATTTGATTTGAAGCAGCAAGGCGCAATTATTTCGAGCGCTTATGCGCTCATGCATTCTCCCGATGAACTTAAAAATTTTGCGACGTCGTCACTTCGGATTACGTTAATTTCTCCGACAGGAAATGTCCTATTTGAATCGGATGCGAAAGCGAATAAAATGGGTTCGCACCTTTCTCGGATTGAAGTGCAAAGTGCGATCAAAAATGGCGAAGGCTCGAGTTACCGCGAATCGCAAACTTTAGAAACCGATGTTTACTATTATGCAAAACTTTTGTCCGATGGCAATGTGCTGCGTTTAGCGATTCGAAAAGCGACTGCGTATGCGATGCTTTCGGGAGTTTATCCGAAGCTTGCCATTTTACTCGTCGCCATTCTTCTCTTCTCACTTTTTATGGCGCATATTTTATCGTCGCGATTTGTTGAACCGATTCGAAAACTCGCCGAGAATTTAGATGCGGTAAAATTTCCCGAAGGCGATATGGTTTACAAAGAGTTTGCGCCGTTCGTCCGCGAACTCAAACGGGAACGCGACAATACCGAACGGGAAATGGCGCGGCTCAAATTTGAACGCAATCGTTTTCATACTTTGATCGAAGACATGTCCGAAGGCATGATTCTTCTCGATGCCAAAAACGAAGTCGTTTTGGTGAACGGAGTTGCCCGCGAAATGTTCCATACCGAAGGCGATTTCACCGGAAGAAATGTACGTTGCTTTTCGCAAAATGCAGAACTCATTCACGCGGTGGAAACGGCTGCGGGCGGAAAAAAAGACGATGCAGAAATTCAACTTTTTGGAAAAGATATTCGCGTGATTGCGAGCCCTGTTTTTGTGAGCGGCGAAGTTTCGGGCGTTATCATTATTCTTCTCGATGTGACCGAAAAAAAGAATTTGTCGGATTTGCGAGAAAAGTTTACGGCGAATGTTTCGCACGAATTAAAAACTCCGCTGACTTCGATTGCGGGCTATGCTGAAATGATTGAAACGGGAATTGCAAAACCCGAAGATATTTCGGGATTCGCCGCGAGAATTCATAAAGAATCGAAGCGCCTTCTGACTCTTACCAATGACATCATGAAACTTTCGGAATTGGATGAACTTTCGCCGAATGCAATCCAATTAGAAAAAGTGAATGTGAGCGATGTGCTGCGAGAAATTGTCTCCGCATTAGAATCTTTAGCCGACAAGCGCCGCATTCAAATTGCATTACCGGCGGAAAATTTTTTCATTCTCGGCGATCGCAATAAACTTTATGAAATGTTTTACAATTTAATTTCGAATGCGATTCGTTACAATAAAGACGGCGGAAGCGTTAAAGTCGTCTATGAAAAAAATGCGGTCATCGTCGAAGATTCGGGAATGGGAATTGCCGAAGAACATTTGCCGCATATTTTTGAACGTTTTTATCGCGCGGACAAAAGTCGCTCAAAAGAAACCGGTGGCACAGGCCTCGGGCTCGCCATCGTGAAGCACATCGCCGAATTGCATCACGCCAAAGTTTCGGTCACTTCGAAGCTTGGTGAAGGCAGTAAATTCAAAATTTTGCTGAACGCGTAG